In Myxococcales bacterium, the following proteins share a genomic window:
- a CDS encoding ABC transporter ATP-binding protein, with the protein MLAQVRGLTQYMRRALGLVWSTGRGLTLGLAVLSLLGGLIPGAIAWVGQHLIDAILRASQTGSVADRGAALRWVAMELGLVIVMAVAARALMILRSLLYQQLGHRINVIILEKAATLSLIQFEDSELYDKLTRARREASARPVSLVMQMFDLAQNSISLLSFAALLVSFSAWTFVVMLIAALPPFFAELKFSGDAFRLSRWRTPETREQSYLEMAIAREDHAKEVILFGLAPRFLQRYKDIFAKLYAADRALTMRRGIWGVGLTIVGTLAFYAMYVWIALAAIAKQITIGAMTMYVMVFRQAQATLGRALGNVSGMYEDNLYLSNLYEFLATPTAAPTGGLTVGPDPRDGVRFEHVSFQYPGAATAALRDVSLHLPPGSKLAIVGENGSGKTTLIKLLTRMYEPTSGRVMLDGLDLAAWDRQVLHRRIGVIFQDFVHYQQTVGENIGAGDDQAYDDRARWEASAEKGLAQPFIAEMPATYETQLGRWFRDGRELSLGQWQKIALSRAFMRQDADIVVLDEPTASMDAEAEVKVFERFREIAADRIAIVISHRFSTVRMADHIIVLDHGTILEQGSHDQLLAKQGRYATLFHLQAQGYR; encoded by the coding sequence ATGCTCGCGCAGGTTCGCGGGCTCACCCAGTACATGCGCCGGGCGCTTGGCCTGGTGTGGAGCACCGGGCGTGGCCTCACGCTGGGGCTTGCGGTCCTAAGCCTTCTCGGAGGCCTGATTCCAGGCGCGATTGCGTGGGTCGGGCAGCATCTTATCGATGCGATTTTGCGCGCCAGCCAAACTGGCAGCGTCGCCGACCGAGGCGCGGCCTTGCGGTGGGTCGCAATGGAACTCGGCCTGGTGATCGTCATGGCGGTAGCCGCGCGCGCGCTAATGATCTTGCGCAGCCTGCTGTATCAGCAACTCGGCCATCGCATCAACGTCATCATCTTGGAGAAGGCCGCGACGCTGTCGCTGATTCAGTTCGAGGACTCCGAGCTCTACGACAAGCTAACCCGCGCGCGCCGCGAGGCCTCGGCGCGGCCGGTGTCGTTGGTGATGCAGATGTTCGATTTGGCGCAAAATTCGATCTCCTTGCTTAGCTTTGCGGCGCTGCTGGTTTCGTTTTCGGCCTGGACGTTTGTCGTCATGCTCATCGCCGCCCTGCCGCCATTTTTTGCCGAGCTGAAATTTTCAGGCGACGCGTTTCGCTTGTCGCGTTGGCGCACGCCGGAGACCCGCGAGCAGAGCTATCTCGAAATGGCGATTGCGCGCGAAGATCACGCCAAAGAGGTAATTCTATTCGGCCTCGCGCCGCGGTTTCTGCAGCGCTATAAAGATATCTTTGCCAAGCTCTATGCCGCCGACCGCGCGCTGACGATGCGACGCGGTATTTGGGGGGTAGGGCTTACCATTGTCGGGACCTTGGCATTTTACGCCATGTACGTTTGGATCGCGCTGGCGGCCATCGCAAAACAAATTACGATCGGCGCGATGACCATGTACGTCATGGTGTTTCGTCAGGCGCAGGCGACGTTGGGCCGCGCGCTGGGCAATGTCAGCGGCATGTACGAAGACAACTTGTACCTTTCAAATCTCTATGAGTTTCTCGCCACGCCCACGGCGGCGCCCACAGGCGGTCTGACCGTCGGGCCGGATCCACGCGATGGCGTGCGGTTTGAGCACGTCTCGTTTCAGTATCCCGGCGCCGCGACGGCGGCCTTACGCGACGTCTCGCTGCATCTGCCACCCGGCTCGAAGCTGGCCATTGTCGGCGAAAATGGCTCGGGCAAGACGACGCTGATCAAGCTGCTCACCCGCATGTATGAGCCTACCTCCGGACGCGTCATGCTCGACGGCCTCGATCTCGCGGCATGGGACCGCCAGGTCCTGCATCGCCGCATTGGCGTGATCTTCCAAGACTTCGTCCACTACCAGCAGACCGTGGGCGAGAACATCGGTGCCGGCGACGACCAGGCATACGACGACCGCGCGCGGTGGGAGGCATCGGCGGAAAAGGGCCTCGCGCAGCCGTTTATCGCCGAAATGCCAGCGACCTACGAAACGCAGCTCGGACGCTGGTTTCGCGATGGTCGCGAGCTCTCGCTTGGGCAATGGCAAAAAATCGCCTTGTCGCGCGCCTTCATGCGGCAAGATGCCGACATCGTCGTACTCGACGAGCCGACCGCCTCCATGGACGCCGAGGCCGAGGTGAAGGTATTTGAGCGCTTTCGCGAGATCGCGGCCGACCGCATCGCGATCGTGATTTCGCACCGATTTTCGACGGTGCGCATGGCTGACCACATTATCGTACTCGACCACGGCACCATCCTCGAGCAGGGCTCCCACGACCAACTGCTTGCCAAGCAAGGGCGCTATGCCACCTTGTTTCACTTGCAGGCACAGGGCTATCGGTAG
- a CDS encoding carbonic anhydrase — protein MAQLVAGNARFRQGTPIAATRTWSPELAARAQRPFAIILGCSDSRTPVEILFDQGFGDLFVVRVAGNIVAPSIVGSIEFAASQFGARLVVVMGHTNCGAVSATVDSLHTGTGSASKNIRSITDRIAPNIAGLVGHHRAEDELREAVRANVRASVNHLRHGSQILEELVISGRVAVIGAEYELAAGTVHFFEAPGEAT, from the coding sequence ATGGCCCAGCTCGTGGCGGGCAATGCGCGCTTTCGCCAAGGCACGCCCATCGCGGCGACGCGGACATGGAGCCCCGAGCTCGCCGCGCGCGCGCAGCGGCCGTTTGCAATTATTCTAGGCTGCTCCGATTCGCGAACGCCGGTGGAAATCTTGTTCGATCAGGGGTTTGGCGATCTTTTTGTCGTGCGCGTCGCCGGCAACATCGTCGCGCCTTCCATCGTTGGCTCCATTGAGTTTGCGGCGTCGCAGTTTGGCGCGCGCTTGGTGGTGGTGATGGGGCATACCAATTGCGGCGCCGTCTCGGCCACGGTCGATTCGCTCCACACCGGCACCGGCTCTGCATCCAAGAATATTCGTTCGATCACTGACCGCATCGCACCCAACATCGCGGGCCTGGTGGGCCATCACCGCGCCGAGGACGAGCTGCGCGAGGCGGTGCGGGCCAACGTGCGCGCGTCGGTCAACCATTTGCGCCATGGCAGCCAAATCCTCGAGGAGCTCGTGATCTCGGGACGGGTCGCCGTCATTGGCGCTGAATACGAACTCGCCGCTGGCACCGTGCATTTTTTTGAGGCTCCTGGCGAAGCGACTTAA
- a CDS encoding tandem-95 repeat protein, with translation MGTLRLRVLILLACGASAGAVTLTESQRAHADGCADGQREGFVDELTHPNIAGCSGMWDQGDMRAPRTCVSPSGDDLPGSGAGCSARDLCEIGWHVCQTDTEVAANSGTGTCVGATVGGDPSLFFVTLQSGPGSMNCGAGNNDLFGCGNLGATPNANCAPLNRFGNNENASLNPVWDYIGNGTGQDEVIATVKTADTFGGALCCIGAAIPVAFDDASAVNEDSTDNAVDVLGNDLGLTDGPIAVTISMPPAHGTAVVDINGDILYTPDPDYFGPDSLIYMVEDIDGETSTATVAFDVANVDDVPVAVADAFNATEDDPALTLNVLGNDTDLVDTPISLGLSAVVGGVATVNPDGTINFVLTENFAGTASFTYTITDGLNGSMASANVTIDVTAVNDAPTGVTDAAFGDVNATILIDVLANDSDIEGDGLSVTAVTDGTHGTVVNNNDGTVTYTPDADFLGTDSFTYTVSDGNGGNTVVTVNIDVSAIDDVPGAVADAFTADEDQAPLTLDVLANDTSLEDLPISVGVSAVVGGVATVNLDNTVNFVLAANFEGTASFTYTITDGNGSTSSANVTIDVTAINDDPTGVADTANTNLNASALIDVLANDSDIDGDALSVSAVTQGANGSVVNNNDGTVSYTPNLDFEGTDTFTYTVSDGNGGTAVVSVMVSVGLDSDGDGLTDFDEEQVHGTDPLDDDSDNDGLTDGHEVTVTSTDPTLPDTDGDGVQDGTEVGITEPQGDDTGPDFVPDADPTTTTDPNNPDSDGGGASDGEEDANGNGQVDPGEFDPNDADDDADDPGPTPDPDANGDGFVDGSNIQGGGGCAAAGGSPGAWMGLVLIALSLMMRRRLRQTP, from the coding sequence ATGGGCACCCTTCGATTGCGCGTCCTCATCCTTCTTGCCTGCGGCGCGAGCGCGGGCGCGGTTACGTTGACCGAAAGCCAGCGCGCGCACGCCGATGGCTGCGCCGATGGCCAGCGCGAAGGCTTCGTCGATGAGCTGACGCATCCCAACATCGCAGGCTGTTCGGGCATGTGGGATCAAGGCGACATGCGCGCGCCGCGCACGTGCGTCAGCCCGTCCGGTGATGACCTGCCCGGTTCCGGCGCCGGCTGCTCCGCGCGCGACCTGTGCGAGATTGGCTGGCACGTCTGCCAAACCGACACCGAGGTAGCCGCCAATAGCGGCACGGGTACCTGCGTTGGCGCCACCGTCGGCGGTGACCCATCCCTGTTTTTTGTGACGCTTCAGTCGGGCCCGGGCAGCATGAACTGCGGCGCCGGCAACAACGACCTTTTTGGCTGCGGCAATCTCGGCGCGACGCCAAACGCCAATTGCGCCCCGCTCAACCGCTTTGGCAACAATGAGAATGCCAGCCTCAATCCGGTGTGGGACTACATCGGCAACGGCACCGGCCAAGACGAAGTCATCGCCACTGTCAAGACTGCCGACACTTTCGGAGGCGCCCTGTGCTGCATCGGCGCCGCCATCCCGGTCGCGTTCGACGATGCGAGCGCCGTCAATGAGGACTCGACCGATAACGCGGTCGACGTCCTTGGCAACGACCTTGGCCTGACCGACGGACCGATCGCGGTCACTATTTCGATGCCGCCGGCGCACGGCACCGCGGTCGTCGATATCAATGGCGACATCCTCTACACGCCAGATCCGGACTATTTCGGCCCAGATAGCCTGATCTATATGGTTGAAGACATCGATGGCGAAACGTCAACCGCGACGGTCGCCTTCGACGTCGCCAACGTCGACGACGTGCCCGTGGCCGTGGCCGATGCGTTCAACGCCACCGAGGATGACCCGGCCCTTACCTTGAACGTGCTGGGCAATGACACGGATCTGGTCGACACGCCGATCAGCCTGGGGCTCAGCGCGGTGGTCGGCGGCGTCGCCACCGTGAACCCAGACGGGACGATCAACTTCGTGCTCACCGAAAACTTCGCGGGCACGGCTTCGTTTACCTATACGATTACCGACGGCCTCAACGGCAGCATGGCCAGCGCCAACGTCACGATCGATGTCACCGCCGTCAATGACGCGCCGACCGGGGTTACCGACGCCGCGTTCGGCGACGTCAACGCTACCATTCTCATCGACGTCTTGGCCAACGATAGCGACATAGAGGGGGACGGGCTCAGCGTCACCGCGGTGACGGACGGGACGCATGGCACCGTGGTCAACAACAACGACGGCACCGTAACCTACACCCCCGACGCCGACTTCCTTGGCACCGATAGCTTCACCTATACGGTGAGCGACGGCAACGGAGGCAACACGGTGGTCACCGTCAACATCGACGTGAGCGCCATCGATGACGTGCCCGGCGCCGTCGCCGATGCGTTTACAGCCGATGAAGATCAGGCGCCGCTAACGCTCGACGTGCTTGCCAATGACACCAGCCTGGAGGACCTGCCGATCAGCGTCGGCGTCAGCGCGGTGGTGGGCGGCGTCGCCACGGTCAACCTAGACAACACGGTGAACTTCGTCCTCGCGGCCAACTTCGAGGGCACCGCCTCGTTCACCTATACGATTACCGATGGCAATGGCAGCACCTCGAGCGCCAATGTAACGATCGACGTCACCGCCATCAACGACGACCCAACCGGCGTCGCGGATACCGCCAACACCAACCTCAACGCCTCTGCACTCATTGACGTGCTCGCCAACGATAGCGACATCGATGGCGATGCGCTCAGCGTCAGCGCAGTCACCCAAGGCGCCAATGGCAGCGTCGTCAACAACAACGACGGCACGGTTTCGTACACGCCAAATCTCGACTTCGAGGGCACGGATACGTTCACGTATACGGTGTCAGACGGCAATGGTGGCACCGCGGTCGTCAGCGTGATGGTCAGCGTCGGCCTCGACAGCGATGGCGATGGGTTGACCGATTTTGACGAGGAACAAGTCCACGGCACCGACCCGCTCGATGATGACAGCGACAACGATGGCCTCACCGATGGCCATGAGGTCACGGTTACGAGCACGGATCCCACCCTGCCCGACACCGATGGCGACGGCGTGCAAGATGGCACCGAGGTTGGGATCACCGAGCCGCAGGGCGACGATACCGGCCCAGACTTCGTCCCAGATGCCGATCCAACCACCACCACAGATCCGAACAATCCTGACAGCGACGGCGGCGGCGCGTCGGATGGCGAAGAAGATGCCAACGGCAACGGCCAGGTCGACCCAGGCGAGTTCGATCCTAATGACGCCGACGACGATGCCGACGACCCGGGCCCTACCCCGGATCCAGACGCCAATGGCGATGGCTTTGTCGACGGCAGCAACATCCAAGGCGGTGGCGGTTGTGCCGCGGCTGGCGGATCGCCGGGGGCGTGGATGGGCCTGGTGCTGATCGCGCTATCGCTCATGATGAGGCGGCGCCTGCGTCAGACACCGTGA